The nucleotide sequence TTGGTTAGACTTGGTAAGACGTCTTTGGTCAGCCATAGTTCTAATTGAGATTGGAGCAGTGCTGATATGGTTTGGTCTTGGTCTGTCCACCAAGCCCCATTCGCAACAGAATCCCCCAGTAGGAACACCCGCAGCATGGATAGGGGTGGCTGAGGAGTCGTGCTGGGACTGCGCATGGAATATTCATTAATGACAATGCGGTTGCCAAACCGTCTAGTGCTTTGGTTAGGGGCTAGCAAGTAGCCAATTTCCTCATCTGCCACATAAATCAGGGGATTACCGAAGCCGAGCAGCCATCGTAAACCGACCTCTAGCGCTACCAAGGAACTGACTAGCACTGCCAAGGTTAATAGCAATACTTTCACAATAAAATCCTATATAATTTATAAATTTTTCCTATAGTTTTGTCTAGGTTTTCAGTAGTGATATCACTTTAAAAGCCGAGTATAACCGCTCAAAGCTGAGTATACCAAGGTTAATCGGTAAATTTCCCCCTGATCTAGCCCTGGCTATAATCGACTTGTTGGTTAGATCCCTGATAACTCAAACAGGAGCGACAAACTATGTCAGACCTCAATCGTGGCATCATGAAGTTTAAAGGAGCTGATAGCCCCACAGCCGTTGTTATTTCAGCAATTCTGGTTTTGGGCAGTATCAGCGTTCTGATCTGGTGGGCATTGCACAACGCTTACAGCATTGGCTAATTCCGGTCGATTTCCTTAAAAAATTGACAATTCCTAAAAGCTGTGCTAACATTTATAAATGTGAGCTAAAAGGGTCGGTGCCCGAGTGGTTAATGGGGGCGGACTGTAAATCCGTTGGCTATGCCTACGCTGGTTCAAATCCAGCCCGGCCCACCACAATGGTTTGGGATATAACCTAAATATACTTTTGATAAGTCAGCATAAAATTGGCTGACGTTAACCGTTAACTAATTACCATGACTGGTTTAGCGTCGGTAAATCAAAAGCTGATTAATTGATACCTTGGCAGAGTAAATTTGGCCAAAGTAGAATAGGCTAAATCAAACCAATAATCTAAATCCAATCATTTTAATCTAGCCCGTGTGGCTCAGTGGTAGAGCACACCCTTGGTAAGGGTGAGGTCACGAGTTCAATCCTCGTCACGGGCTTTTAAGCATAAATTACCGAGTAGTTACCAAATTGTACAGTGACTAATTATTGGTCATCAGTGACATATTGCTGTCATGGAGACACATTAAAATTTTTATCAGCCAGGAATCGAGCCATTTTCAATTACCTGGAATGTCACCTTTAAAATTCTCATCGCTCAGCAAACTCAGCATAACCGTTTCTACTGATTCTGCTGAGATAGCAAACGGGTACGAATTGAGCTGAGATCAGGTTGGATACTAGACAAACGTTGCTGCACTGATTCAGCTAACTGCTCTCTGTGATTTAAGTATGTTTCTACCGCATCTTGGTGTCGAAGGTAGTAGCCAATTGTATTGTAAACATCGGACAAAGATAGAGTCGAGTATCGATGCACAATAGACTCAGGGGATGCACCATCTTGAAACGCTCGAATAACAGTCTCTAGCAAAACCCTTGAATTTCCAACTCGAATCGCTCCGGTTTCATCTTCTCGCAGAGGTGGTGTCTCACGTTCCAAAAGGAGGCTCATAATAGATTAACTTTCCGCGCATCCAGTATAAAACCATCGTAACTTACTAGAAATCCCAACACTGAAAGCCCCACATCGCGATTATCGGGGATGAAAGTGACCAGCGAGTTTAGTCGCCGTAAAAAAACTTCCATCAAGAAGTTGTCGCTACATTAGCGCCACAGTATAATTGAAGTATAGGGTACAGGCTGAAAAACCGCAGGCTGAGCCGGGTCAGAGACCCGTAACTTACCGACCTGAAAGTAGTCATGCCCGGAGGGCTTGAAGTTACCGTAAGTAGAGGGTCGCCAATGAGCGTCGGCAGGTTATGCAGCATAGGGAAAAGGTTTTGTAGTAAGGCGACCCTCTACTAATGTTTCGTCTCTGGGAAAATCCTCCTTTCTTGATGCAGTCGCTCATGGGGGAAACCACGCCAGTTGCTCATGGGGGGAACCCCCAAGACCGCACTGGCTCCCCAAGACCGCGCTGCATCGCTAAAAACCCAACCATTGGCCTATGGCCACGCTACGGGAACGACTAACAATCGGTGTGTAAACCCAGCAAGATCACAACTTGAGACAACAACGGTACGGCGGGGTTAGAAGTTACCGTAAGAAGAGTGGAGCCTTTATAGTTAGTCGGCTATGAGTAAACAGTTGTAACCTTTTTGATTAAGGCTCCACTCTTCTAAGGTTTCGTTTCCGGCACGCCGAAACCAGGTGAAACAGGGAAGCAACGGACTTGATAAGGCACTTTTCAAAAAATAACCGAACGCTTAAGGAGACTAGCCCGCTGGGTATGCCCGTGAACTGAACTAAAATCTTAGTCTTGACGGGATTTCGGTTTAGATATTGCCATTTGGACACGGAGGTTTAAGGCCGGTCGATGATCTAGGAATCCCCGTCTTTTTAAAGCGGGGAGTGTCAACTAGTAACCATCTACTAGGAAAAGGAGATGGGTTCCTAGTTATACCTGGGAAGGAACCCCTCCGGCTACAAGCAGCATTTATTGATGCCTCTAAGCATATCGAACATCTACCTAACCTCCCAGCTCGGGAACAGGTATTTTTTCCTTTACCTGATATTCGGAACCAGGCTTTAACTGAGTTACAGACTCGTGCTGTGGTTGAACTATACACTGAGATGCGCTCAATACCCAAGACAGTTGAGACTGCCTGGGCTACCAGTAAAAATGGACGCAAGGATTCAAAATATGGTCAGGCACATGCCTTGGTGAAGCAACTGGTCGAATTAGAAGCGTTCTGAATAGTACCAAGCGTTACACAGTTAGAGACCACCCGGCTTTTGTCGGGTTTTTTAATGGCTAATTTTTATCCGGATGCTTGTGGCGCAGAGCACCCTCAGGGTTTGACATGAGGTTTTACATGAGGTTTATGAGGTTTGACATGAGGTTTTACATGAGGTTTATGAGGTTTATGAGGTTTTACATGAGGTTTTACATGAGGTTTGACATGAGGTTTATGAGGTTTATGAGGTTTATGAGGTTTTACATGAGGTTTTACATGAGGTTTTACATGAGGTTTTACATGAGGTTTTACATGAGGTTTATTAGTTGAAAATAAAAAATTTTTTTTTTAAATTAGTAGCAGTTGAATAATTTCAACTTTGATTTAGTTCAATGAAAAATGTAGAGGCCTAATAATGAAAAACAAAACTTTGTTTTCGTATCTTACAACCATCTGTTTTAGCCTTGCAGTGGCATTAGGAGTCGTTTTTACTATAAATTCACAACCAGCTTTTGCAGGCGTCGGTGATTCTGACACAGTTATCTTAAAAGAAGTCGTCTGCATAACCACTTCTAACCATGAGGATATTATTGGTCAGGAAGACGATGTTGTCCTTAACTATTTCGTGGATGAAGGACTTAAAAAATCAATACCATCTAAAGGAAGTCATGAAATGACTTCAGGTGACGTATGGGTACTAAATCAGCCTGTAACTTTCAAAAAGTCACTAAGGGTTGAGTTGCTAGATAAAGATACTTTAGGAACAGACTCATTAGGTAACCATACCTACATGGCCGGTGAAAGTCAACCGCAAGAAGTGCTATTACATGGGCATAATGATTCTGAATATATTTTAGTTACAGAATAAGCAAATTAATCACTAAACTGTGACTTTTTCCGTACTGGTTATGCTGAAATAACACTTTGACGAAAGGAGTTTCGGAGGGGAGCATCTCAAAATTGTCAATCTATCACCCAGAGAACTTTAGAAGTTTTTTAGCCTTCAATGGTCGTATTTTTGCAAAAGTAAGATGCACCCGCTTTGGAACTTCGGAGCAGTGGTAAGAGGCTGTATTCTGACATTGCTGTTTTGAAGACCCAAATATTAACCATAAACCAGAGAGCTAAAGGGTTCAACAACACCTACTACATCTAATTACCTCTGATGCTACCTTAGGTATAAGTCAGCAAACCAATACTTTAGCACTTGTCCCCGGCTGCTGCGCCTGGGGATTCTTTTGTTGGTCATTAAACCCTTAACTATGAGTTGACCAATAAATATTCCATGTTACTGAGGTACATTTTTACTAGAAATCCCAACACTGAAAGCCCGGGCATCGCGATTATCGGGGATGAAAGTGACCAGCGAGTTTAGTCGGCGTAAAAAAACTTCCATCAAGAAGTTGTCGCTACATTAGCGCCACAGTATAATTGAACTATAGGGTACAGGCTGAAAAACCGCAGGCTGAGCCGGGTCAGAGACCCGTAACTTACCGACCTGAAAGTAGTAATGCCCGGAGGGCTTGAAGTTACCGTAAGTAGAGGGTCGCCAATGAGCGTCGGCAGGTTATGCAGCATAGGGAAAAGGTTTTGTAGTAAGGCGACCCTCTACTAAGGTTTCGTCTCTGGGAAAATCCTCCTTTCTTGATGCAAAGCGCGAGTGGGGGAAACCACGGCAGCGCGGTCATGGGGGAGACCCCCAAGACCGCGCTGCCTTCCCAAGACCGCGCTGCATCGCTAAAAACCCAACCATTGGCCTATGGCCACGCTACGGGAACGCACGAGGGTGTTGAGCTTAACTAATGGTAACTAGAATTGATCACTGATAACTGGTTAAACCTATTACGACAGCAGCGAGTAATTGCTGTGATTCGAGCATCCTCGAAATCCTTAGGAAATCAGATGGCTAAGACGGTAGCCACTGGGGGTATACGGTTAATTGAAATTACCTGGAATAGCGCTGATGCTCCTGAGCTGATTAGTCAGCTCCATAGAGAATTACCCAACTGTATCATCGGTACTGGCACCATCTTAAACCAATCTCAGTTACATCAGGCAATTGATGTTGGAGCGCAGTTTATATTTAGTCCCCATGTAGATACAGCAGTTATTAAAGCAGCGGTAGCTGCTAATGTGCCAGTGGTTCCCGGAGCACTTTCCCCCACAGAAATTGTGACAGCTTGGGATGCTGGTGCTAGCTGTGTTAAGGTGTTTCCGATTCAGGCGGTCGGTGGTGCTAGTTACATCAAAGCCTTACTTGGACCACTGGGTCACATCCCGTTAATTCCTACTGGTGGTGTTACGATAGATAATGCTCAGGAATTGATTAATATCGGAGCGATCGCTGTGGGTCTTTCTGGGAATTTGTTTCCTAAATCCCTGATTGATGGGGGGAATTGGAATGCGATCGCAAAACGAGCAAAACAGCTAAAGCAACGATTAGCCCCTGATTCTCTCAGTTGAGGCTATGATATGGGTGATTTGTTTGATTGACTGCTAAGGTTATATGTTTTTCCACTGGCTAAGTCCCTTAAGAACCTGGTTTGCCAGTTTCCCACTGATGCTAATCGCCTTGGCTGTCTGGACAACACCAGCGTTGACCAATCCTGTGAGTGAGCAAATCGCTACCAGAGTGATGGAACTACAAGATTCAGAAGAACGCTGGATTGAGATAGACCTAACCAATCAAAGGCTGATTGCTTGGGAAGGTAGACAACCGGTTTATGCAATAATTGTCTCCACTGGTAAAGATTCAACACCTACCCATCCTGGTACATTCACGATTCAATCCAAGCGTCGCAAGGACAGAATGCGTGGTGCAGATTACGATCTGGCCAATGTACCTTATGCCATGTATTACCACCGGGGCTATGCTATCCATGGGGCATACTGGCATCGTAAGTTTGGTACGCCAGTAAGTCATGGCTGTGTCAATGTAGCTGTGGATCATGCTGAGTGGTTATTTGATTGGGCGTCTGTGGGAACACCAGTGGTTATTCATCAGGGCCTTGAGGAATTCGCGAATGGTGAATGATGATATCAAGTCTGTTGAATCCATTCCAAGATCGTTCTTGTTTTTTGGTAATGGGTAATTGCTAAGGGATAATCACCAATTACCGTAAGTATTCACCCTACCGCTGTGAGGTGAATGATTACAGTCCTGTTAATTTCTTTAAGAATAATTCACCAGCTTCTTCCAAATTCCCATCCAGAGAAAACGTCAAGCTGCGGACTCGAATATCACGAATTTTAACATCAAGGGGCTGAGTTAAAGGAGCTGGATATACTAAAACTGCCTCTTGGCAATCTTGTGTGATGGCATAGATTACTACTTGGTTAAAGTCATCACGAGATGGACTAATAGGGATTTTATACTTAGTATCGAGAATGCAGTATGTTTTCTCAGTCGCCACCTCGTAGAGTACTAAATCAATGTAAAAATATAATGTCTTGTCGATGTCTACTTTTTCGAGTATCTTAATGCCAAAGCCAGTAGGTAAGTGCGATTTTAGCCATTCAGCAACAAAGCGTTCATAGAGTTTTGCCATGTTAACTAGAAAGGGCAACATGGTATTACTACCTGTTTGATGACTTGGTCCGCTGTGTTCGAGAAAAAAGCGGCAAAGAG is from Moorena sp. SIOASIH and encodes:
- a CDS encoding DUF433 domain-containing protein, which produces MSLLLERETPPLREDETGAIRVGNSRVLLETVIRAFQDGASPESIVHRYSTLSLSDVYNTIGYYLRHQDAVETYLNHREQLAESVQQRLSSIQPDLSSIRTRLLSQQNQ
- a CDS encoding bifunctional 4-hydroxy-2-oxoglutarate aldolase/2-dehydro-3-deoxy-phosphogluconate aldolase encodes the protein MITDNWLNLLRQQRVIAVIRASSKSLGNQMAKTVATGGIRLIEITWNSADAPELISQLHRELPNCIIGTGTILNQSQLHQAIDVGAQFIFSPHVDTAVIKAAVAANVPVVPGALSPTEIVTAWDAGASCVKVFPIQAVGGASYIKALLGPLGHIPLIPTGGVTIDNAQELINIGAIAVGLSGNLFPKSLIDGGNWNAIAKRAKQLKQRLAPDSLS
- a CDS encoding L,D-transpeptidase, which gives rise to MLIALAVWTTPALTNPVSEQIATRVMELQDSEERWIEIDLTNQRLIAWEGRQPVYAIIVSTGKDSTPTHPGTFTIQSKRRKDRMRGADYDLANVPYAMYYHRGYAIHGAYWHRKFGTPVSHGCVNVAVDHAEWLFDWASVGTPVVIHQGLEEFANGE